The DNA window CTTATTGACTTCCTGGACAGAAGTGAGAAACTGTTCTACACGCAACTAACTCCGAATGCGATGATTGGTACAAAGTATGTGGTACAATCTGTCGTGGCTAGAGGAATCCCCAGAAGTCGATTAAAACGACCCCCAACTTCAAAGTCTGCTCAACGACAGCAGCGTATGGCTGCTTACAGGTGTGATTCAGTCAGTGAAATGCTGCAGTTTTACTACCAATGTCAGTTTCACGCCAGCATGACCCACGTGATGGGGTGCAATGCATCGATGGATGTAATGCAACCGTTTCCTATTGATTGGTTTGATTCACGTGTCGGCCCCGATGGTTTTCTACAGGAATTTGATCTGGGTGTAAAACAGAGTAAGTTCTTAGTTTGTACATTTCTGCAATTTACTAGAATCTTTTGCAATATATTTCAGATATTACCTCGATACCAACGCATTCACTGATGCAATCTTCAGGTGATTTATCTGGCACACTCGATAGTTTGCACAGAGAGGTAAGTCGAATCAAGCTAGCAAAGATTCCACGTTTTAGCGAGCATGGTTTAGAATACGAAAACTATAGGGAAAGTTTGGAACGGTTAGTAGAATTTAAAGAGAGGTATGATGATAATTATGAAATTTAAacacaatattgttgttttttaaTTAGTAGAGTAATTTTATACTACATCAACGCAGTGTAATCGTTATCAGCCATCTTTAATCTAGTTTTGCGATAGAATGTACAATTTGGCATCGATGCATGAAGTGTATCAACCTCTTGTTCGGAGAATCTTGTTCTATCGAGAAAAGATTTGCGTAGCTCCAACGTTTTTAAATTAGGAAACCCTATTGACATCACATGCTCCAATGGATGGCGATTGTCGGGG is part of the Topomyia yanbarensis strain Yona2022 chromosome 1, ASM3024719v1, whole genome shotgun sequence genome and encodes:
- the LOC131677428 gene encoding uncharacterized protein LOC131677428 isoform X3, with translation MYVVGVKSSKEYLYLLSIDDLPNEIFEKIITHLNVEDRKVASRVSNRWAQFAFSRITLLKPTDVIPPDNRHPLEHVMSIGFPNLKTLELRKSFLDRTRFSEQEVDTLHASMPNCTFYRKTRLKMADNDYTALM